A single Desulfovibrio piger DNA region contains:
- a CDS encoding pseudouridine synthase, with protein MRLNKFIAASGYCSRRKADELIFAGAVQVNGMVEHAPARRILPDDVVLVEGRRLAALPTSFSYIMLHKPIQVMCTAHDPQGRPTVLDCLTAEMRRNRVYPIGRLDYFSEGLLLLTNDGELAQRLMHPRHHQPKTYDVLVRGTVPAAALATMRRGMTLAEGEALRPVEVESRMQANGHTRLRMVLHQGVNRQIRRMCRDLGLTILRLKRIRLGPLGLGDLPPGSCRFLSGTEVAALLQAAEIRR; from the coding sequence ATCCGGCTCAACAAATTCATCGCGGCGTCCGGCTATTGCTCCCGTCGCAAGGCCGATGAGCTCATTTTTGCCGGTGCTGTCCAGGTCAACGGGATGGTGGAGCACGCTCCCGCCAGGCGCATCCTTCCTGACGATGTCGTCCTGGTCGAGGGCCGACGGCTTGCGGCCTTGCCCACCTCTTTTTCCTATATCATGCTGCACAAGCCGATACAGGTCATGTGTACAGCGCACGATCCGCAGGGGCGTCCCACGGTTTTGGATTGCCTGACGGCAGAAATGCGGCGGAACAGGGTTTATCCCATTGGAAGGCTTGATTATTTTTCAGAGGGATTGCTGCTGCTGACCAATGATGGCGAGCTGGCGCAGCGTCTGATGCACCCCCGCCATCATCAGCCCAAGACCTATGATGTCCTTGTTCGCGGTACGGTTCCGGCAGCAGCCCTGGCGACCATGCGCCGTGGCATGACCTTGGCAGAGGGAGAGGCATTGCGTCCGGTCGAAGTGGAAAGCCGGATGCAGGCCAATGGCCACACCCGGTTGCGGATGGTACTGCACCAGGGGGTCAACCGTCAGATCCGCCGGATGTGCCGGGATCTCGGCCTGACCATCCTGCGACTGAAGCGTATCCGGCTTGGCCCCCTTGGCCTTGGTGATCTTCCTCCAGGGAGCTGTCGCTTTCTGTCCGGGACAGAAGTCGCTGCCCTGCTCCAGGCTGCGGAGATCCGGCGGTAA
- the rdgC gene encoding recombination-associated protein RdgC produces the protein MGFCNASCSFTRFRIIDPIPSELWTQIPDKLRQFSFRDIDDLPEMQAHGWVCFEDMLDSEWRTAPPHKGAYLLFSLRLDTRRIPAAVIKKHLTLALKAEKEKMQEQGKKFISRERKKELKEQVLLRLRQRFLPIPAEFNVIWATDRNEVWFASTQGKMIDLFMEAFLNSFELHLEQLTPYSLAETMLDEAAMSRLDRIEATQFAALS, from the coding sequence ATGGGTTTTTGTAATGCTTCGTGCAGCTTTACCCGTTTCAGGATCATCGACCCCATCCCTTCGGAACTCTGGACGCAGATCCCCGACAAGCTGCGCCAGTTCTCCTTCCGGGACATCGACGACCTGCCCGAGATGCAGGCTCATGGCTGGGTATGCTTCGAGGACATGCTGGACTCCGAATGGCGGACGGCCCCACCACATAAAGGAGCCTATCTGCTCTTTTCCCTGCGCCTGGATACCCGGCGCATCCCGGCCGCTGTCATCAAAAAGCATCTGACCCTGGCCCTGAAGGCCGAAAAGGAAAAGATGCAGGAACAGGGCAAGAAATTCATTTCCCGTGAACGCAAGAAAGAACTCAAGGAGCAGGTCCTGCTCCGCCTGCGTCAGCGCTTTCTGCCCATCCCGGCCGAGTTCAACGTCATCTGGGCAACGGACCGTAACGAGGTCTGGTTTGCCTCCACCCAGGGAAAGATGATCGATCTGTTCATGGAGGCATTCCTCAACTCCTTCGAGCTGCATCTTGAGCAGCTCACCCCGTACAGCCTGGCCGAGACCATGCTCGATGAAGCGGCCATGAGCCGCCTGGATCGCATCGAAGCCACGCAGTTCGCCGCCCTTTCCTGA
- a CDS encoding ABC transporter permease — MQAICSSRNAALLQLTLRIVRKVLWMLLVLWGITLISFWVIHLAPGSPTDMETTLNPLAGEAARQRLEALYGLDKPLHVQYLDWLARLVRLDFGLSMSADGRPVLDKIMERLPLTVGMNVISLILTLIIAIPIGILSACRQNSLLDRGVTVFVYLGFAMPSFWLALLLMLFFGIHLQWLPISGLTSMNFDSLGPVDKVLDLARHLALPILVYTIGSLAGMSRYMRACMLEVLRQDYILTAQAKGLSPRTIIWRHALRNALLPVITLLGLSVPGLIGGSVIIESIFALPGLGQLFYAAVMARDYTMIMGNLVLGAVLTLLGNLLADVCYGLADPRIRSSREVR; from the coding sequence GTGCAGGCGATCTGTTCATCCCGCAATGCGGCCCTGCTGCAGCTGACGTTGCGCATCGTGCGCAAAGTGCTGTGGATGCTGCTGGTGTTATGGGGGATCACCCTCATAAGCTTCTGGGTCATCCACCTGGCGCCCGGTTCTCCCACCGACATGGAAACGACCCTCAATCCCCTGGCCGGTGAGGCGGCCCGCCAGCGGCTGGAGGCCCTGTACGGTCTGGACAAACCCCTGCATGTCCAATATCTGGACTGGCTCGCGCGCCTGGTACGGCTGGATTTCGGCCTGTCCATGTCAGCGGACGGACGCCCCGTGCTGGACAAGATCATGGAACGTCTGCCCCTGACCGTGGGCATGAACGTCATCTCCCTGATCCTGACCCTCATCATCGCCATCCCCATCGGTATCCTTTCGGCCTGCCGCCAGAATTCCCTTCTGGACCGGGGCGTGACGGTCTTCGTCTATCTCGGCTTTGCCATGCCCTCGTTCTGGCTGGCATTGCTGCTGATGCTCTTTTTCGGTATCCACTTGCAATGGCTGCCTATTTCCGGTCTGACATCCATGAATTTCGACAGTCTTGGCCCTGTGGACAAGGTGCTCGACCTGGCCCGGCATCTGGCACTGCCGATCCTGGTCTACACCATCGGCAGTCTGGCAGGCATGTCCCGCTACATGCGCGCCTGCATGCTCGAAGTCCTGCGCCAGGATTATATCCTGACCGCCCAGGCCAAGGGCCTGTCCCCCCGCACGATCATCTGGCGCCATGCCCTGCGCAATGCCCTGCTCCCGGTCATCACCCTGCTGGGCCTCTCGGTCCCCGGGCTCATCGGCGGCAGCGTCATCATCGAATCCATCTTCGCCCTGCCCGGACTGGGCCAACTGTTCTATGCGGCGGTCATGGCCCGTGACTATACCATGATCATGGGCAATCTGGTCCTGGGGGCCGTGCTGACCCTGCTGGGAAACCTGCTGGCGGATGTCTGCTACGGTCTGGCCGATCCGCGCATCCGCAGCAGCCGGGAGGTTCGCTGA
- a CDS encoding ABC transporter permease: protein MCGPLLRRFLGRHLMLCLGLGIVLVMSLAALGAPLLAPYDPNALHLDHILEPPSSMFWLGTDRLGRDVFSRLLYGGRISLWVGFVAVGISVSIGTGLGLISGYFGGLVDEGIMRGVDIMLCFPSFFLILSVIAFLEPSLTNIMIVIGLTSWMGVARLVRAETLSLRQRDFVSAARLSGCSTCRILLRHILPNTLAPVLISATLGVAGAILVESGLSFLGLGVQPPTASWGNMLMEGKTVLEDAPWLSFYPGVAILVTVLGYNLLGESLRDLLDPRLKK from the coding sequence ATGTGTGGTCCCTTGCTGCGTCGTTTTCTCGGGCGCCATCTCATGCTCTGCCTGGGGCTGGGCATCGTGCTGGTCATGTCGCTGGCAGCGCTGGGCGCCCCCCTGCTCGCCCCCTATGATCCCAATGCCCTGCATCTGGATCACATCCTGGAGCCGCCGTCCTCCATGTTCTGGCTGGGCACGGACCGCCTGGGGAGGGACGTTTTTTCCCGCCTCCTCTACGGCGGCCGGATCTCCCTGTGGGTCGGCTTTGTCGCTGTGGGCATCTCCGTCAGCATAGGCACGGGGCTGGGCCTGATCAGCGGGTACTTCGGCGGTCTGGTTGACGAAGGGATCATGCGCGGTGTGGACATCATGCTCTGCTTCCCCTCGTTTTTCCTGATCCTTTCAGTCATCGCCTTTCTGGAGCCGAGCCTGACCAACATCATGATCGTCATCGGCCTGACATCCTGGATGGGGGTCGCCCGTCTGGTCCGGGCCGAGACCCTGAGCCTGCGTCAGAGGGATTTTGTTTCGGCGGCGCGTCTGTCCGGCTGTTCCACCTGCCGGATATTGCTGCGCCATATCCTGCCCAACACACTGGCCCCTGTGCTCATTTCCGCCACGCTGGGCGTGGCCGGCGCCATCCTGGTGGAATCCGGGCTCAGTTTTCTCGGACTTGGCGTCCAGCCGCCTACGGCCAGCTGGGGGAACATGCTCATGGAGGGCAAGACCGTTCTGGAAGATGCCCCCTGGCTTTCCTTTTATCCGGGTGTCGCCATCCTGGTGACCGTACTGGGCTACAACCTTCTGGGTGAAAGCCTGCGTGACCTCCTTGATCCCCGTCTCAAAAAATAG